In the genome of Constrictibacter sp. MBR-5, one region contains:
- a CDS encoding 50S ribosomal protein L23 gives MSRARAIKPAASAPTRNRMLEVIRSPVITEKSTRGSEHNQVTFRVPLDATKPEIKASVEGLFNVKVKTVNTLRVKGKEKRVRGIVGRRSDVKKAMVTLDEGHSIDVTTGI, from the coding sequence ATGAGCAGGGCGAGAGCGATCAAGCCGGCGGCATCGGCGCCGACCCGCAACCGGATGCTGGAAGTCATCCGGTCACCGGTCATCACCGAGAAGTCGACGCGCGGTTCCGAGCATAACCAGGTGACGTTTCGCGTCCCTCTGGACGCGACGAAGCCGGAGATCAAGGCGTCCGTCGAAGGCCTGTTCAACGTGAAGGTCAAGACGGTGAACACCCTGCGCGTCAAGGGTAAGGAGAAGCGCGTCCGCGGCATCGTCGGACGACGCTCGGACGTGAAGAAGGCGATGGTGACCCTCGACGAGGGCCATTCGATCGACGTGACGACGGGGATCTGA